In the Sulfobacillus thermosulfidooxidans DSM 9293 genome, TTGGGGATATTGACGCTGCCTTGCGTGGCAAGCCATCCCGCGCCCCTAGCCCTGCGGCGTCGTACAGCTCGCGCTCCCCGCTGGGAGATTCGCTTGCGCGTTATAATACGCATCACTGGTCACCTCCGCCCGCCCTTGCATGGTGATCGATAACACGGGAATCCCCATCCATCCCCCGATTTGAATGGGCACATCCACTGTGACCACCATCGCGGGATCATATCCCGAGGTTAATCCGCCGCCGCCCGAGGAGACAAAGAGCACTTGTTGCGTAATCGGCGCCCCTTGGGGCGTCGTCAACGCCACGGTCACGCCCCGACCCGGCGCCAGCGTCAGGCCGGCAACATCCTGTTGCACGACCTGCGTCACCGTCGAGGTCCAACATCCGTAGGCGGCCACGCCTTGGGCCGCATCATACGCCGCTTCTTGGGCCACCGCCCATCCCCGACCGACTTGGACGAGATCCACCAGAACAAAGAACACCGCGATCCAAAAGAGCAACACCGCGCCGAGATCCAAGGTGGAACTGATCCCGCCACGTGCGATTCCCCGACGGGGCTGCTGTCGTCGCATGGATGCTCATCTCCCTTTTTGTTCTCAGTCCGCGGGGACCTGGAGAGGGGTGTCAACAATGCCGACAGCCCTCGACAGGCTCCCACCCGAACAAGGCGCCCATCGCGTTGTAGGCGTCTTCTTGATAGTAGCCACCATCACTATCCAAAACGGATTCCCACTCCGGCATTCCGGCAATGGCCATGCGAATGCAAAATTGGACTTTACCGCGAAAGCAGGAGATGCCGCGTCCGTTCTCCACCTTTTGGCGCCACCAGTCCCGGTAATGCACCATATCTTCACGCAACGCCACATCTCCTTTGGGTTCGCCCCATTGAGATGCTGTCGTCCCGTCTTTGAGCAGCCCCATCGCCTGCGCAGTCTCAAAGGTGAGATAGGCCGCCAATCCCGCGCGAAATTCGCCAAACAGATCCATCGGAGCAATCCGATCAAACAACGCCCGGATCTCAGCTTGAGTGAGAATCACCCGAGCCGTGTCGATAGTATATTTAGCCATGTGCCATCTCCTCAGCGACAAAATCATCATCACAACCGGGGCCAAATCCCGTGGGTGAGGACCAACCAAACGATGTCCACCGAGAGAAAAAGCAACCCGAACAAAATCATCCATTCTAGGCGGCCCATGTTGTGGTCCCTCTCTCTCACAAAAAAATCCTCGGTTCGGATCAGAACGATTCCGATCTAAACCGAGGATGACCGCTGCGTCTTAGAGCGTTTGGGCTTGGGTGTTGAAGAAGTTGGTAACGTTCGTGAGCAAGTTCTTAATCGCGGTGATGCCGCCGCCGGCGGTCAACCACAGCACAGTGCCGCCGGCAACCAAGACGCCGATCACGATCCAGATAATGGTCGTGAAGTTCACCGATCCGCGAGCGTGGGTGCGGTGCACCATCCACCATGCCATCAGATTCGCCATGACGAGTCTCCTTTCTCGAATTCTAGAATCCTGCGTGTGCGCGACACGAGGATCTCACACCGAGATCCCATAAAACACACACGCCCTGCCGACCACAGCCAGCAGGGCATATCATGATGACGGGATCTCCGACGGGGACGATGCGGGACAGCCAAACTCCGTGTGCACGCAATTCGGAGGATGGGGCATGTGCTGCAGGGGCAACCACACCACCCACCATTGCGCGGGATCCCCGACATCATGACCGGGCCGGAGCGGGACCGCATCGCCAAACATGATTGCTTGCATCCATGGCAACTCGCGCACTTCCCGACGGGGAAGGGCCGCAAACGGCGTTCCTTGACGGGTCCGTCCCCGTCGGAGCCCAATGCCCCCAATCGTCGAAAACGTATGACTGATGAGAATGCCGTGCACAGGGGCTCCCACCGGCGCTTCCGCATCGGCTAACGCCTGCCACTCACGGCGCCGGGTCCTCTGAAAGGCGTGGGCCGCATCCTGTGGCGAGGTGCCAGCCCATGGCGTCACAATGGTATGCCGTTCCCAATGGGGCACGGCAGGACAGGGATCCACCCCCAAAACCTGGGCCGTCTGACGCCAGACCGCCCAACTCGTCGGCATCCAAAACACCGTCTGCCATCCCACCCGTTGCGCCCGTCGCATCCCGATCCGATTGATCTGGATGATGGCGATCTGCGCCCCCACCGCCGTGACGATCATGCCGATCATCGCCCCGGACATGCCCCCCAGGACGTCCCCGAGTCCGGCGGCCGGAATCAGGGCGGTCAGGCCCATCATGCCCAGCACGCCCCAGAATCCCAAACGATCACGTTCCAAATTGGACCAGATCCAGGCCCACGGTTGCAGATACCAGCGATCCCAGATCATAATTGCAGTCCATGCAAGCCACTCAAGGCTTGCGCTAACAAGAAGTAGAGACCCATGACCATCCCACTAAACACCGCCAAAATCGGAATCGTGCTCATCGTCTGATCCACTTGCCCCGTAATGCGTTCTTCCTCGCGGTACTGAATGGCATTGAGCATCGTCACCAGCGGTTCCAACGCCTTGCCGGATAAGCGTCGTCCGGCCGTGGTCCCCAAAATGGCGGCGAGCACCACCGCTTCCATGCGCCGCACCCGCGTCGCCATCTGGCCAAATGCCGCCGCAACCGGCAGACCCCGTTGCAAGTCAAACAGCACCCGATCCAACTGATCCCCTAACGGCCCCCGCACCCGCTGACGGCCGGCTTCAATGGCGGGAATCAGCGGCAAACCCAAGTCCAACAAAATCTGTAAATGATGTAAAAAGGCCGGTAAGCCTGCGACCACCCGGCGTTGCCACCGCGCAAAACGTCGGCGAATCACCACATTCGGCAAGCCTAACACCGTCCCGATCACACCGAGCGCCACGATGGGCCAAGGAATCCCGGATAATCCGAGCACCAGCCCAATCCCCCCGGCCAGGACCAGGACCGTCAAAAACCATTGCGTCACGTTGATGCGCATGGTCACCGCGTCTTGCCGTATCCGTTCCATCGTGACTCGCCGCCACACCCATTGGCCCGCGAACCGCAGCCGGTCTTCCCATCCCGGACGGGCTGGGGCAAAGTACGACAAGGGGCGGGGTTTGGGGCCCAGCATCCATCCGGTCCAGAGTCCGACTCCACCCAATAATCCTAATGCCACCCATCGCCACAGCGTCGTCATCTGTCAACCTCCCATCTGCCAAGTGGTCACCTATGGACCCTACCGGGGAGCCCGCCGCAATGACGTGTCCGGGTGTGCAGTCGGAGATCGGGCCAATTTCAGTCCAGCGATCCCGTCCTCGATGCCGTGATAGGCTCCGACACCAGCCGATGTGAGGAACGCGATCCCCACGACAAGCCACACCACAGGATGCCACCAGCGGAAGCGAATTTTCCACCGTTGATAATCGAGATACCACTCGGTGGCCCCAACATAATACAGCCCCCGTCCTACCCACGACACTTGCCGTCGCCAGGCGGCCACGGAATAAAACCGGGGATCTCCTGAAGGCCGATTCATGAGCCTCACCATCCATTGCTGAACCTTTCTCAGAGACTTCACCCTAGTCCAGACGTCCTGGCGGAATCGTTCCGCGGTCAGCCTACGCCACTTTTTGCGTCTGATTCATCAAAATCGTGAACGCCCCAAACGTAATTCCACTGGCTACCGCCCCAAACACCGCCGCGATAATGCCCCGATCCAAAGTCGCCACCGTCTGCGAGACGAGCGGCCACCCCAACTGGATCAGGATTGTGATGCCCAACATGATCAGCCCCAACCGTTGGCTCCCCGTGATTTTTCCGGCGCGCTTTTGTTCGGTTTGGAGCCGGTCCCCCCACATCATTGTCAAATTCGTGAGCAGATCACTGGCTTGCACCGTCTGCGTGCGGACTTGTGTGAGCACATCCCCCAACAACTCCACTTCGCCCAAGCCCAGATCCCGCCCGACATCGCGAATAAACTCGGTCGCGGCTCCCGTCTGCCGGGTTTCGCGCCGTAGCGCGGCCGTGAGAACATCCGCCAAGGGCGATTCCGCCGTCTCCCGGGCATCCCGCAACGCAATGACGAGATTCGCCGTAATAGGCAAGAGGAGACGCAAGGTATTCGCCAAGGTGTAAAACTGGGTATCGAGGAGCACATGCCGTCGGCGGCGTAGCAGCAATCGGATCCATCCGGGAATCATGCTGGCCGTCAATCCGAGTCCGAGAACTTCCCCCACATTATGGGTAATCGTCCACACGAGGCCGCCACCAATCAGTCCGGCGCCTAGTGGCGCGAGCGATTGCACACTAGCCGGCCACGTGGGACCGAGATCCCAGACCGGCGCATTCGGAGCGGATCCCTGACGTGCGATCCGCATCCCCCCGAGCATCCACCCCATCCATCCCAAACTGATCGCCAGGATTACTATCGCGATGAAGAGCATGTCGTTCCTCCTTATGACCCGTGATGCGCATATCGGCGAATTTGCGCCATGAGTGTCGGAGACGGATCGTGCACGGGAATCCAATCGGCGCCATCCCAATCCCAGAGCGAGACAATCTCACCGGATTCCAAAATCTCGGAAATGTTCGTAATGCGGCGCACAAGTTCGCCATCCGCATTCACCCACCGCGTAATGTGCACAATCACATTAAAGGCGGCTTTCACTTGCTGGACCACCGTGTCCCACGGCATCTCTAAGCCCGCTCCCAGCAGCATCCAATAAAACCGCCCGAAGAGCATGGACGGATCTTTCAAGTGCACCGTGAGCAAGAGTCCTCCAGCTTCCGTCACGCCCGCTTCGAGGACATCCTTGGTTTCGGCTCCCCGAATCTCTCCCACGATAATGCGATCAGGTGTCATCCGCAACGCATTGACAAACAGGGCGTGCAATGACACATCGACGTCCGCCGCATCCGCATCCGACTTTTCGTGCCCGATCATCGACACGGCATCGGGGAAAAAGTCCACCAATTGCAACTCGTCAATGTCTTCAATGGTAACAATGCGTTCCGTGGGCGGAATCGCCGCCCGCGCCACCGCGCGCAAAATCGTGGTTTTACCGGTGTTGGTGGCCCCGGCAATCACAATGTTGGCCCGCCCCCGCACGGCTTGAATCAAAAAGTCCTCCATTTCCGCATTGAGCATCCCGCGGTCAATCAGGTCGCTCAAATCCATCGCTTGGCCCCGGGAGCGTTTGCGAATCGTTAACAACGGGCCATCGTTGCCCGAAATGCTTTCGTGCACCACGTTGATGCGGGCTCCGTTGGAGGGCCACATAATGGTTTGCAAGGGCCGCACCGGCTGATACCGGGCCCCGGCGCGGGTACACAAAAAGTCGGCGAGTTGCGAGGCTTCCTGCGGACTGCGGAGCACGCCGGGCACCACATCCCATCGCGGGCCCTCCGGCGTCTGATGCAAAATCCGCACCCGCGTTCCGCTGACCGTAATCTCCGTGACAGTCGGATCGTTCATCCACGGATCAATCGCCCCCGCTCCAATAATGCGACTTTGGAGTTTTTCGACAATCGCTTGACGAATCTTGGGGGCGGCAATGTTGAGCTGCGCGACGGCGCGCGCCACGACATCCGCCACCTGTCCCGCATCCACATACGTCGCGGAGGCGGACATGAGCGCCGGATAATGCTGTTCAATCCAGTCCCACGCGGCATTTTCATACGCATCAATCTGCGGATCTCGCGTATCCTGTTGCAAATTCGCCCGGAGGGCCGCTCGTTCCGTCCCCCGCCGCAAATATTGATCAATGTTGGCCATGTGTCCTCCTTTCGAC is a window encoding:
- a CDS encoding CpaF family protein, whose amino-acid sequence is MANIDQYLRRGTERAALRANLQQDTRDPQIDAYENAAWDWIEQHYPALMSASATYVDAGQVADVVARAVAQLNIAAPKIRQAIVEKLQSRIIGAGAIDPWMNDPTVTEITVSGTRVRILHQTPEGPRWDVVPGVLRSPQEASQLADFLCTRAGARYQPVRPLQTIMWPSNGARINVVHESISGNDGPLLTIRKRSRGQAMDLSDLIDRGMLNAEMEDFLIQAVRGRANIVIAGATNTGKTTILRAVARAAIPPTERIVTIEDIDELQLVDFFPDAVSMIGHEKSDADAADVDVSLHALFVNALRMTPDRIIVGEIRGAETKDVLEAGVTEAGGLLLTVHLKDPSMLFGRFYWMLLGAGLEMPWDTVVQQVKAAFNVIVHITRWVNADGELVRRITNISEILESGEIVSLWDWDGADWIPVHDPSPTLMAQIRRYAHHGS
- a CDS encoding type II secretion system F family protein produces the protein MTTLWRWVALGLLGGVGLWTGWMLGPKPRPLSYFAPARPGWEDRLRFAGQWVWRRVTMERIRQDAVTMRINVTQWFLTVLVLAGGIGLVLGLSGIPWPIVALGVIGTVLGLPNVVIRRRFARWQRRVVAGLPAFLHHLQILLDLGLPLIPAIEAGRQRVRGPLGDQLDRVLFDLQRGLPVAAAFGQMATRVRRMEAVVLAAILGTTAGRRLSGKALEPLVTMLNAIQYREEERITGQVDQTMSTIPILAVFSGMVMGLYFLLAQALSGLHGLQL